gattttatttttttactctaAAAATTCTATTTACATTGTAAAGACTAAAAGTCACTCTCTATTTTACTTACATAATTCATGCATTACTAACTTACATTACACTATagatttcattaaatataaattaaaaaacttttttcacaactttcctttctatttcattaaaagattcaattttttatttacaataaagaaaatatatgtatacatttcaaatttgtaattattttatattcataataaaatataattaatgataATTAACATTTTATAAATTCATGCGTTACCAACCTTTCTATCTATCCATAACCCCCTTGAGTATTTCATATTTAGTTACAACTATATAAATACATGTATTTTTCTCTTTTGTGAATCATGCTTTGATTATTACTTGTGCTCtactataatattttcttattacgTAAATTcgtatagtttttttttctttgttgtgcTGTTTTTAGagtgtgtatatataaatatatgcatCTAAATACATGAATACATACTGATCACTCATAATTACATACACTATAAGCAATCTTTAACTTTTCTAGATCGTCTACGAATGATTCTCTATATTTGAAGTCCTTTCTTTTTCCTCACCAATACCATTATGATCACCCTACTTTCATGTAAGTTATTATATCTtacttttgttaaaattttaatgaaACATATATGTTGTTTCCATTCTCACCAGTGAGCAcaattatttgagttttttatTGGCTCAATAGATTGATATATAGTATGTCTTTGTGTGTGTTAGAGCATGGTAGCatgtagtatattatttttatggtaTAATATGGTATCTCTCAATATATATTGATCAGTAAACTAAGAACTTTCATGATTTAATTAATTCtatatttgtgatttttttaagAGTGAAAtagtcttttcttttttattttattatttttcgaataataaatatatcataataaaatagaacgatattataatatgttatattttaaaacaaaaattatcatattcaattatatttattaatctttctcaaattaaactttttattttttatctccCTAGATGCTaagattttaaataatattctcacaaaaaataaataaataatttaaaatacatttatttcATTTCTCTTTGTCAATTGTATATATGAAATAATAGTTAGTAgtttagactttttatttttatttttaattgtattaaatataatttttttaaattttatttatttttcctttttttttgttagttgaTATTCACCTTAACTCATAGTGTATTTTCATTGACATATatgcattaataataataataataataataataataatatcaatatatataaggAAAAGAATAAGAGAGATTATGTGGCAACTTATAGGAATATTTTTGCCTATTCTTtgttttctctatttttctaatttacttaatattttcattaatttttatcaCTATTAATTAGTTACGTTTAactatcataaaaaaaattaaaagtcatgTCATTAGATATTATTTGAGGCTCTTCATTATCATTCTATATCTAAGACTACTCACATTCTTAACATataccaataaatatatataaatataccctATTCATATTATTTGTATTCCTATATagttgtagatttaatttagagtttatttgagacttttaaaTTTACTTTAACTATTTAACTTCTTCctatacatattaattttttcctatatatacatatgtccATCTAGCTAAtttctcacaaaaaaaaaaaatgtagagataggaatcattttttttttttttttgtagttagCATGTCTTTGATGGAGCCCCTCTTGACTAATTGGAGAGATGAGCTAGCGGCTATGAAGATAATAATAGTAAAGTTGAAattaaaatgagtttatgttattatatatgtttttgtataAATGGATGAGTTTTGTTCATTAATTTTGGATATTTGATCTATGTACAAATTTTTTATGTTGcaattacataatatatatagggtttattaaatattttttcatgttATCCTCTTCTTCTACTAGAGAAGTTCCCTATATTTTTCATattgaaataatataatttagtttaaattaaataattacactaatatgtgTTTGTTTTGCATATACATAATAAGTAAAAATACCATACAAATCATTAttctttatctcttttttttaagCATATCTTATTATCTCTATTGATATTATTTATAagtttattttagtttattattttttattttatacgtatTTTACATGATTAGAGGTGATTCACtaaaaaatacaactttcaaTAATTTAAACTTAATTAGAGTGCTCTAATTATCTCTCTTATTCCTTCtattatatattgatattgactGATGATAAATTAtatgatgataataatattatgattattagtTTTTCATTAATCATCCACTTAATAATTATCACATATTTatagtcatttttttatttaaaaagattAAGAGTGCCTTTtcatttttagtaatttaaatcatataatttatatctatttatattatatttatatagctGTAAAAAAAGAGGTGACATTCTCaacatcttattttaattactatatctaattttctattttttaattaatttatagtttttttttctattttttcatattattttaatttaatataatcaatcaaccaattaaattataaatataatactaAGAATACAAACGtttgtgttttataaaattttcaacaataattttattcattaaattataaaacattctcaaaactaattataaaacCAAAGGTCCATCTCAAGATTAGTTGTTTCTCTATTTGCAAATGTTGAGAActttaaggaaaataaaaaaactaatatttaataaCGTACTAATATTATACATATTGAATCAAATAGTTAATTGTATTATATAAttcgtatttatatatatatataattttatactaaCCATCAAATTTAATTCATGTCCATAGGTAAGATGTATTGAtggtgtcattttttttttaaataattggtAGTATCATTTAAGTTGTGTATATATcactattatattattattacaccatataataattttagatgtatatatatatgtgtgttctTTTTAAGGATTAatttattactttattttttcaacttattttttattgtgaGAATTTGTGTCAATTATCGTTTTTACATTAATCATAATAGCAATTAATAGTTATGATAatcataataattttatacttttgctataaattatattaaaaatacagTCGAacccgcgcgaagcgcggcttagtCCCCTAGTATATACATAAAGGAAAGCCTAAGAAGAGTCTAAGTGGcatcctatttttttttcttcctatttttCCTTTATTCTAACACACtcttattttctttcaaaaatacaCTACATCTACAAACTAAAAGTCCCACATTGGTTAAAAACTTTTTAAGTGCTATCCATGTAAGTTATAAAtaatagttttattattttacttacatttgtctaagaaatattattttttatgggtGGTTGATTAATATCTTACCCAATAAATTTGTTATATTTGTATAAGTAGTCATTTATTttccaataaaataattaactttgtaataattattttttattatacatatatttatgaaattaattttagtttacgaattttattttactattctagatttttatattgttatttgttcattaaaaatatttttttacaactaaaatattttctcttaaactttttattttttcaaaaattaaaaatttatctgTAAGAGGTGACCATACTTATAAGATTATTTGAGAAttcttgattatatatatatatttttaatttttttgttactttttttattatttaaattttagaatATAGAAAATATCTATTTCTACAAGTTGTTTTTTATAGTATagcatttttcttattataattttttaagtttagtttaaattatttagatggttaaaattagagataaaaattgatgttcttacctaaaatataattttttttttgtagttttacattaaaaattaaaaataaaatatgaaatttaaaatgatttatgTGGCATTACATGAATTTTAGTTGACATTCTttgttttatctatttttctcatttttaattaataaaataaaataattaatatcaatatatataaaggaaagtcTAAACAAAAGTGGTGACTTGctatgtattttttattgtagtgtatcttttttcttattttttattttttatacttttagTAACATGAGAGTTATTTTGAAAAAGTCTCACGTAGTTTAAAAACTATTGTGAGTAATATACTTCTAGATTATATacatcaatatttttttttatttattttggtctGTGACaaaattagtattatttatttactatGTAGGTAATTAATAATGTTAATCTTACCCAattacttgatttttttttaagtgaatgtaaagtaaaattttatatttttcaatctttatcaaattttaaaataattataaaaacatctttaattatttttcatatatcatatttttcaatctttatttttcatataaagtaaattatttttcaatttttctaattataaaaaaaaaattattgtcattttatatttaaaatgattatatccataaaataatttaaattatattcatttattaatatatgatattttattttagaataatAAGACTCCTTAAATATATCTTTTTATGTATATACTTTTCGTGACATGACACTATTGTGAATGCTAAACTTATAGGTTATATATATTTCACTATTGTTTGTTCCaaaattagtattatttattaataatgtgattgatatttatttatttacaatttgagtaattgataaatttaattttctccaattagttgtaatttttttttaaaattaatgcaacatatattttcgcatttttcaatctttgtcaaatattaattaaaaaaaattcttaaagtttcttaataaataagaaatatatattttaattttaaattattaatttttgtagaacatatacaatattattatgtataaaaatatatgtactttttttttgttaattttaccatttttaatatttatcacaaaatcaccacttttctatatattttaaaaataacaaattatgttTCTGATTTCAATACTAttactttatttataataacacacatcaaaatgttatattttaaattatatcactCAGTataagtacaatatatatatatataaaatattacaaaagctGGACaacaccgcgcgaagcgcggcttagttcCCTAGTTGTTAATAAAGTAGTTTGGGTGAGTTACAAAGTCTTTTGAGCACCCCTATATGAGCAATACTCAATTTATTGCAAAATAATGGGATTGATCATACACAAAGTAGGTAGATTCCAATTGAGTATTACAAAGAAATAATTTTCTTGTTAATAGAGGTATTAATCAACTGTTAACTATGTAAAAAAAGATTACTTCATATATTCTTGAACTTGTTTTTAATATGGACACACTCATACATCTTCTCAACAAGAAACACAATCAAAGAAAGAGAGTGCCCCAAAATGAATCCTTTAATTGAAACCATGTGTACAATCTTTACAAAGGTGATCTAAGACTAACATCACCCATTAAAAGAGGTATAAGTATGGTATACATAATGTTTGCTACTTAGTGATTGTAAAATTTGGTGATCATATTATTACGAGCATTGCTATTAAGTACTAGTGGTACCTAGCACCTTCTCAACATGTCTCGTTatgattggctagcgatactccataaaagctattatattaaattatatgggacccgatacttagttggaccaataacgatattgacacatagaaCTAAGTACCACTGATACCCTTTAacatttctttattattattatcgctTAAGCAACTTGTTCACAATGAAAGTTGATGGTTGGTGTTGATAGTGATCTTGTGTAAGCTAAAGGCAACATAAGAAGTTTCTTAGTTCTTCCTACATATGCTCTTTTTGTGAAGTTATCATAATCATTTTCTTCAATTGCATCCAAAATGTTTCTGTACAACAACAAGGATGACCATACCTGAAAAATGGTAATCAAAAAAATTCAATCATTAATTCATCAACCAAATTATTTAGgcctaacaaaataaataaatttcaacccTTATTCAAAAGAATTAtcgtaattttaaaaaagaggaAATCGTAAAATTTATGGATTTTTGTACAACttgtacaaaaatatgattttttctttcttcaaaaaatttaagaaaaaattaaaaaacacgaAGAAAACAAGTAAGAGTTACGAGTTACCTTATACTTATActgttttttcatattttccaagaaaataaaattttgaaaaaaagtcataattttgtaaatttgtACGTaccttaaaaattataaaaataaaaaatttctttcaaaaaatataatttttcttaagcCTCTGGGCGAGGTAGACCCTAAGTATAGGCCTAGTCTGTCTTAGCACAGGACTATCGTGTGATTAGAATTAGAAGTGAAACATGTCATAACTATGCTTGCAAAAGAGTCATACCGGCCAACGGCTAGCTTTGTCAAGCTGAGAAGCTCCTTCTTCTGCTAAGTTGAAGTAGAATCTTGCTCTTGTTATTTGTTCTTTCATGAATTCTCTCCATCTTTCGGTAACTTTTCTCGAGAAAATATCCTTGTCCGATAATCCAAACTGCGCTAACTCGTCTTGAGGAAGATAAACTCGCCCTCTCATAGCACTAAAGAAGGGAAAACAAATCCAAAAAATAGGTTAGAGAATTCAAATGAGAGACATAGCTAACATAgaagaaaataaatgattaaaacttACTCTTCTCCAACATCTCTTAGAATATTTGTCAATTGGTTACCAATTCCTAAGTAAAGTGCAGAATCATATATTCTCTTTACAGAAATTAATGATTCTGGTGATGTTCCCATGATTGGAACACTCATTAATCCAACAGTTCCAGCTACATAGTAGCAATAAAGATAGAGTTCTTGGAAGTTTTGGTATCGAAATTTTCTAGTGTCCATCCTCATACCTTCAATCATGTCCCTAAAAGGCTGTGATCAAAGAGAGTTGAGTAACGCGAAACGGTTTGTagaacatgaaatttgaaaagatTAAAAGGAATTACCTTAATGTCTAATggaaatttgaaaatagtatctGTTAATGCAGCGTCGAGTACATCATAAGGCCGCCCGTCGAAGATGTCTTGAAGTCTCTTTTCCCATCTATCAAGAACTTCAGAGCTCATGTACACTGCATTAGGACCATCCACAAGCTCATCTGTCCTCCTACACCAAACTACATAACATAacacaaaaaattcaacatttTGTTACTTCGAGAAGGAATAACTATCCATTTTTCATGATATTATGCTTGGATTAGATATATCACGGtgaatttttcaagaaaaaaaaaatattcaaattgaCTCTGTAATAATAAAATTGGCGAAGCCCTATTTCGCTACTCTAGAGTCTAGAAGCAACTGTTTATGACCAtttggataatttttttttgaaagaaatacattagttacatttatatatgaaaaatttaGATATGGTAATAGAGTTCAAGAAATAAGTTCTTACCATATATTGCCCATATagcttttcttctttcttctgtCATTAGCATGGTACCTACATAATTATATAACCATAAATATTCCAACAATTGTAACATCTAGCTAGGTTGATAAAGttttcaaagaaagaaaaagaaccTAGATAGAATGACTTGGCATATTCTTCACAAATACACCTACACCTTTCATATGACTCCTCAAGAAAGCTAGGATGAAATCCCGGcttccttcgagcttgatccTCAATATGAAAGGTGTGAGTGTTCTGAGACTGTCTTTTGACAACTTCTTGTAAGCGTAAATCGAAGAATGGAATTCCCGGTTTTGTTAATTCAGGAAAAACAACACTTTGCTTGGTAGTAGGAGCCATAATAGTAAGTTCAGCTCTCATATGAGATTTTTGAAGCTTAATAGAAGACGAAGAAGATACACTAATCACTTCTAATCTTATGTTAGAAAGACTAAAAGAGTTTTGAGACATGAATTGTTTACTAGGCTTAATTGAAACAAGGGAAAATGTACAACTACTCATTTTTCGCAACCTTTTTCGACACTATTTCTTTCTCAAAGAGAAAACTCAAAAGGGTTGCTAAACAAGGAAAGAAAGAATGAAAATTGAAAAGGATTAGACACTTTTTTTCTTGTACTATCTTCCAATGTAAGtatgttatatttatataactagTAGAACTAGTTAGAGGCATAATATAtagtatattatatatcaagtatTATCCAAGATTTGATGCCAAagtgaaaaaaataaagatagaAAAGAAAGTAGTGACTTGTAAGACAGGGTGTTATTACCTTGTTTGTATGTTCCTatgttattttaataatgaGTTATGTGTTGAAAATTTGTATGTATATACAATGTCTTATTTAGTTTGAAACTAATTAGGATATATATAATGTGACATTGAAATGTTCTTAAGGTTAGAGAAGAGCGTAAACTACGAAGATGCTTGTTTTGTCTTTAAGTAAGATGTCCAAAGCATAGTTGGAGACCATTGTCTTCTTATGGAGTTCACTATTGGAATCTTTATCAAATTTGATTCTAAAAAAAGTCCTATTATTATTGTTAGGGTAAATATCGTTTTGAAtctgtattttataaaaattacagATTTGACCACATATTTTGTTGTATATTTGTGTTTTTGAAATTGGTACAAAATAATACACCAAATacaatttcgattaaaataatacTTAATAATAGCTTAATCTTAGAGGTGTTATGACTAgactgattatattttttttatctgtcTATGCTAGAAGTTAGCTTTaggttggttatattaaaaaattgactaaaattgAGCTCACGATAttattttgtactattttgaaaagtataAATTCAGTTGTTATGTAACAAAATAGAGGGTATAATCGATAATATATGTAAAATATGAAGtccaaaatatagtatttaccTTTATTGTTagtttactttgtattttttaaacattatttCTAATTGTGTTTGGATTTTGTTAGAACAAGATCATTATTGTTGAAGTAGAGGGATTAgtgttaatttttttcattcttGAAACTATCACAAGAAGTAGTTTTTACCTATGACAAGTCAATAATTTTGAGTAGTTTAAGTTAAAAAATGTTTTATAACAACAAGGTTAATAGTAGTTTACCTATGGCatgttaatattttaaagtagtTTAAGTTAAAATTGTTTTTATAACAACTAAGTTAACTATAGGCACACTAAATTTTGATGTTATGTATCTGCAactttcacaaaaaaaaaaaaaaacttaaataatttttgctATTAATATCCCATTTATCAATAATACACTTTCAATCTttgaacaataaataaataaataattgaaaatatttaaaataatgaagGGATGCTCTAAGTTTTCTTAGTGCCACTCTCATGTTATTATATTATAGTCCCTCAATGTCATTATCTATGTTGAAGTCACTCTAAACCAAGCTCCTAATAAAATACATTatattcttttctttcttaaatAAAGATCAGTTAAGGCaccaccatatatatatatatatatatatatatatatatatatatatatatatatatatatttttattttgacagAAGGCACCACCATTTTGGTGTAACCAAATTGCCAAAGTGCCTTTGGAACTCAATAGTGCAATATATTTAAGATAGAGtttaatcatatcaggattgagattaAATGATCAATAATTAACTAAAtgatattaaagaaaaaaaaattacggtaagtttataaatTTGTTTCACTCTCAATATCAATCCAGTCTAATGTATTGCTGATATATCCAATATTAATTTACTTTACTAATATCTTGAAAAAGCCGTTCCACTTATTCAAGTGTAAGTAAACTCCATTTTTAATTATCACGTCAATGTAATATTAGTTTTTAAATTCTATATCATAGTTAGAAAAGCAGAAACgactttaatta
This Cannabis sativa cultivar Pink pepper isolate KNU-18-1 chromosome 6, ASM2916894v1, whole genome shotgun sequence DNA region includes the following protein-coding sequences:
- the LOC115695877 gene encoding phytoene synthase 2, chloroplastic-like, yielding MSSCTFSLVSIKPSKQFMSQNSFSLSNIRLEVISVSSSSSIKLQKSHMRAELTIMAPTTKQSVVFPELTKPGIPFFDLRLQEVVKRQSQNTHTFHIEDQARRKPGFHPSFLEESYERCRCICEEYAKSFYLGTMLMTEERRKAIWAIYVWCRRTDELVDGPNAVYMSSEVLDRWEKRLQDIFDGRPYDVLDAALTDTIFKFPLDIKPFRDMIEGMRMDTRKFRYQNFQELYLYCYYVAGTVGLMSVPIMGTSPESLISVKRIYDSALYLGIGNQLTNILRDVGEDAMRGRVYLPQDELAQFGLSDKDIFSRKVTERWREFMKEQITRARFYFNLAEEGASQLDKASRWPVFTIFQVWSSLLLYRNILDAIEENDYDNFTKRAYVGRTKKLLMLPLAYTRSLSTPTINFHCEQVA